The Juglans microcarpa x Juglans regia isolate MS1-56 chromosome 8S, Jm3101_v1.0, whole genome shotgun sequence genome has a window encoding:
- the LOC121244861 gene encoding COP9 signalosome complex subunit 4, whose translation MESAFASASAITDQRQKIEQYKHILATVISSNDVVQAKKFIDHVLSDDVPLVVSRQLLQSFAQELGKLEPDAQKEIAHYILSQIQPRVVSFEEQVLVIREKLAELYESEQQWSKAAQMLSGIDLDSGMRVIDDTFRLSKCVQIARLYLEDDDAVNAEAFINKASFLISNSQHEVLNLQHKVCHARILDLKRKFLEAALRYYGISQIEKRQIGDEEIDEEALEQALSAAVTCTILAAAGPQRSRVLATLYKDERCSKLKIYPILQKVYLERILRKPEIDAFAEELKAHQKALLPDNFTVLDRAMIEHNLLSASKLYTNISFDELGTLLGIAPHKAEKIASRMIYEDRMRGSIDQVEAVIHFEDDTEELQQWDQQIVGLCQALNDVLDGMAKKGLSIPV comes from the exons ATGGAGAGTGCCTTCGCGAGCGCCTCTGCGATCACTGACCAGAGGCAAAAGATCGAACAGTACAAGCACATTCTAGCCACCGTGATTTCCTCCAACGACGTTGTTCAGGCCAAGAAATTCATCGATCACG TTCTATCGGACGACGTTCCGTTGGTGGTGTCGCGGCAACTTTTGCAGAGCTTTGCGCAGGAATTGGGGAAATTGGAGCCTGATGCCCAAAAAGAGATTGCGCATTATATTCTTTCCCAGATTCAGCCTCGGGTTGTGTCGTTCGAAGAACAG GTGCTAGTTATCAGGGAGAAACTTGCTGAGTTATATGAATCTGAGCAGCAATGGTCTAAAGCAGCTCAGATGTTGAGTGGCATCGATCTAGATTCTGGAATGAG AGTGATTGACGATACATTCAGATTGTCAAAATGCGTCCAAATTGCTCGTCTTTATCTTGAG GATGACGATGCTGTTAATGCAGAAGCTTTTATTAATAAGGCTTCATTCTTGATTAGCAATAGTCAGCATGAAGTTTTGAATTTGCAGCATAAG GTATGTCACGCGagaattttagatttgaagaGGAAATTCTTGGAAGCAGCTTTACGTTATTATGGCATATCCCAAATTGAAAAGCGGCAAATAGGAGATGA GGAGATTGATGAGGAAGCATTGGAGCAAGCTCTTTCTGCTGCTGTGACCTGTACGATTTTGGCAGCTGCAGGTCCTCAACGTTCTCGTGTTCTTGCAACTTTGTACAAA GATGAACGGTgctcaaaattgaaaatttatcctATATTGCAGAAG GTGTATTTGGAGAGAATTTTGAGAAAACCTGAAATTGATGCTTTTGCCGAAGAATTAAAAGCACATCAG AAAGCACTTCTACCAGACAATTTTACAGTTCTGGATCGTGCAATGATTGAGCATAATCTTTTGAGTGCAAGCAAGCTCTACACAAACATAAG CTTTGATGAGTTGGGCACCTTGTTGGGCATTGCTCCTCATAAG GCCGAAAAGATAGCATCAAGAATGATTTATGAAGATAGAATGAGAGGATCAATTGATCAG GTAGAAGCTGTCATACACTTTGAAGATGACACTGAAGAGCTGCAACAATGGGATCAACAG ATTGTCGGCCTTTGTCAGGCTCTCAATGATGTCTTGGATGGCATGGCAAAGAAGGGCTTGTCAATCCCCGTCTGA